In a genomic window of Diabrotica undecimpunctata isolate CICGRU chromosome 2, icDiaUnde3, whole genome shotgun sequence:
- the LOC140433701 gene encoding uncharacterized protein has product MSIFEKEQQRLEKLSSYDQVKAYNTSLRRSLKWYRKLALELLTGTCLVNAYIAHQEIANVNMSITKFREEVVTGLLREGEDFTSNNKKSEEASDILEDVGRANRRRCVICYAKISEQSGSKEASRKTPQSSLKCSNCKKHYCISCFFVAHNATKI; this is encoded by the coding sequence ATGTCTATTTTTGAGAAAGAACAGCAACGTTTAGAAAAGTTATCATCATATGATCAAGTGAAAGCCTATAATACTTCCTTAAGGCGAAGCTTAAAATGGTATAGAAAGCTGGCGTTGGAACTCCTAACGGGAACGTGTCTTGTAAATGCTTATATTGCTCATCAAGAAATAGCCAATGTCAATATGTCAATTACTAAATTTAGAGAGGAAGTTGTAACGGGACTATTGCGAGAAGGTGAAGATTTTACGTCAAATAATAAAAAGTCCGAGGAAGCCTCAGATATACTGGAAGATGTTGGCCGAGCTAATAGAAGACGTTGCGTTATTTGTTATGCGAAGATCTCTGAACAATCGGGTTCCAAGGAGGCCTCAAGAAAAACCCCACAAAGTTCACTGAAGTGCTCTAATTGTAAAAAACATTACTGTATATCTTGTTTTTTTGTAGCGCATAACGCAACGAAAATATAA